Part of the Gavia stellata isolate bGavSte3 chromosome 28, bGavSte3.hap2, whole genome shotgun sequence genome, taaggggtggagaatgtgctggttttggctggggtagagttaattttcttcatagtagctagtatggggctgtgttttggatttgggctggaaacaatgttgataaagcagggatgttttagttactgctgggCAGGGCTTACACagggtcaaggccttttctgcttctcacaccgccccaccagcgagtaggctgggggtgcacaagaagttgggaggggacacagctgggacagctgaccccaactgaccaaggggatattccataccatatgacatcatgctcaacATAtgaagctggaggaggaagaaggaaaggggggacattcggagtaacggcgtttgtcttcccaagcaaccgttacacgtgatggagccctgcttccctgcagacagctgaacacctgcctgccgatgggatgtggtgaatgaattccttgttttgctttgcttgcatgcgtggcttttgctttacctattaaactgtctttatctcaacccacaagctttctcgcttttacttttcctattctctcccccatcccacctggggggagtgagtgagcggttgtgtggtgcttagttgccggctgggactaaaccacgacaccatCTTATTTAAGCTTTAGGAAACTGGGACAGGAATAATTAGTGGTTGGATTAAGCACCTGACTTGGACCTAAGTATAGGCATCTAAGAATCGGTGTTAGTATATGTGTACAGATGGCCATCCCTGCCCTACACTAAGAAGACAATGACATGAGTAATTAGAAGGCATTGCAGACAGCAAAGGGTTGTAATGTGTCTATAGCTTGACCTGACTCAGGGCACTGGTAACAAAACAGCAACATGGGAAATGATAGGACACTACTGATAACAAATGGGGAGTACGAGCTTAACAGAACTAATCAACAAGGTAGTAATTACCAGAGCAACCATGTCATAAATATCAAGGAAGTCTTTAAATGTAGAAAGACCTAGGTTAATGAGGAAAGGGTAAACAGGCGTGGGCATTTTATTTAAGGGGGTAGCTAGTGGTAAAGGGGAAGAActtgggaggggaaaagaatatCAGGTGAAGCAACTCACGTGATGGGGGTTGTTCAGTACATCTGTCAAACAACCCTGCTCCTGGTCAGTGGAGTTTGGAACAGGAGAAGAAACCTGTTGCTGTCCTAACCATACTTGTGTCTGACACCTTCATAGTTGAGAGGCCTGGTGTCTTTTCCTTAAATTTGGTGAGGAAGCACCTAGGGGACAGGAAAGACGTTCTGACTTCCTAGTGAAGAACTCTCTTTTACCGGCATCTTGTGCTGCTTTAGATGCTCTGGACTACAACAAGAACAGGGATAGTAGATACAGCTTAGGGGCTCCACAAGATTCAGCTCCTCTGCAGTAGGAACATCTCAATGGAATCACCCTTCTGAGTTTCAAAAATGGCTTAAATACAAGTGTTTTAGGGTATCGGAATCATTGTCATGGTTTGGGTGATACAACATAGGATGTGCCATACaccttctggagcagcagctggagacaaaATGGAATAGCTTGGGACATCTAAAAAGGCCCTAAATTCCCAGGAAACATTATTGTCCCAATACACTTCTTGAGTAATAAAGAGAAGTAAAGCATGTTCAAGGcctttttcatctgaaagacAGTCTGCTTAGCATGTAGGGATTCATGCCACAGAATTGCCAAGAGGGTGTCAGAAATGTCTGTGTCTCCCCCATGGTACTAAAGGCAATTTAGACCACTTGTCTAGAACTGGCAAAAGTaattcctctctcctttctgttcAGTAACTTTCAGTGGACTTTTGTCCCTTGGATTTACTGATCATACTTCCTGTCATTAACAGCAGCTCAGGGAACTAACACagaacagctttattttgtttggcaTCCTGTACGTTAAAGAGCACAATATGCTCCTGGTATCGGCTCACTACCTGTCACTACCACATTGCATTGAGCCTCCTCATTCTCGTGCTCAGGCTTTTAATCCTGTTCCCAAGAAGGCTGCACACACAAGCAAGTTTGAAGACGTCTTTATTGGTggccagaaagcagagcaggaggtaGCGCTGTTGGGTAgcagtgggaggaagggaaTAATGTGAAACTGTGCATGCTTGGGACCTGCGTTTTTACCTTGCCACGAAGTGCAGAAGCCTGTGTATATGCCATGAGGGCATCTCTAACTCCATTTCAGCTGCCCCTGGAAGCCTCTGAGCATCAGCAGAAGTTTGATGCATTGTGGAAATGGGGCACTGAGTATTTTAGTCAGAGGAGGGAGAGTCAGGGCAGTCTTGGAGCTCAAACTTCCTCAGCTCTTCACGTATCCAGGATTCAAAATAGGAGACTCTGGTAAATACTTTAGGGAAAATGCAATATTTGCGTCCATAAGAAACAATGCCGTGAGCCTTCCCATTGCAGACTAATGGGCCACCAGAATCACCCTGTGAGGTAAAAGGAGTGGGAGGGTCAGACATGTCAAATCGCACCTCCCCCTGCCCTAAGGAAGAAACTGGCCCCCTTGCCTCCCTCCATGTGAAGAACCTCCTCTTTCGACCACCTCCCTCCagacccagctctgcagggcttgTAGCTGCCTCACTACTCCTCTAAGCAGACCCGTGAAGCAATTCAGGCCTGGAGGCCGTGTGAGATTCAAAAACTGGCTTCACATCCCTGAAAAGAAGAATCGAGTCCTACTTTAGACATGTGGGAATATTTGAGCCATCCCACTGTGTCAGGAGAATATGACAAAGGATTTACATGAGATCTGGAGCCTGCTGGAGCAGTGGCTAGGCTGGGTAGAATATCCCCAGGTACGTAAAAAGGCACACGATGCTGACAGTTGGGCAACTGCACCCTGGTTCAGGGAGCACGTCAGCTTCAGAGCTCCTGAGAGAAGCCTCAGCACACCATCCTGAAAAATCTACTTCATTTTAATACCCTTCATCCCCCACCTGAGAACTAACCTGACTGTCTAGTCCCAACCTCATCCCAAGCTCAGAGACGAAAACAACACTTACACGGAAAGTTGATTTTTTGCCATTCTCATCACCAGCGCAGATCACAGACTGCTGGAGAAAGCGCTTTTTGAAATACTTCTCACACACTTTCTCACTCTGCACCTTCAGGTCCACCTCCATCAGCACACTACTCTTATGCTGTGTTATCGATGTCCGGCCCCAGCCAGCTACTTGGCATGTAGTTCCTAGTTTCACAGGCTTGTTGTGACTGGGCAAGGGGATATAACTGACTTCCTTAGTCAGCTTGGCCCTTGGCTTCAGCTGccaagcagagagaagaaagggttAGAGCGGGCAAAGGAATGGGAACAAGTTCATGGGGTTGGGGAAGTGAGCAGGGGGAGATCCCTTGGGCAGCAGGGATGTGTAAGGCCATACCTTCAGCAGCACAATGTCATTTTCAAAGGTGTTTCCTGAATAGTTGGGGTGGACGACCCAGTGGCCAATGTGGAACTTCTGCTGGCTTGGctcattcttttttatgttGTGGGCTCCCAGGGTCACGGTGATATTCACTTTCCTGCCAGGAAACACCCACATGTTCCACCTGCACTGACCACAGCCCCCATGGCAGGTGGTTTGAGGTAGGTGGTGGTGGGACATGCCTCCCCAGAGATTAGTTCTCAGCAAGTTGCCCTCTGTAGCCTGGGTTCCTTCCACAATTCAACTGAGGGTCCCTTACCCCATGCTGACAGAGGTCTGATGTGTCCCATTCTGAAGACAAAAGGGAAGCAGGGAATGGGAGACACCAGCCTCTCTTCTCCAACAGTAATTCTGACCCATGGCAGGAACCATGGACCAGGAGACCTCTGCTGAGTAGTCCTGTCCCAGGCACACAGCCCCGGGCAGGCAATTCCTGCAACTCACAGGGGACAGCTCGGCTCACAGAGAGCCCTGCTGTGCCTCAAGAGACACAGAATACTCTTTCACCCCAGACCAGGACTTGTGGCTCTTCATGACTGTGTGAGACATGAAAAAATCCCACATACAAGAAAGAGAGGGCCTTACGTTTTTCCAGCCACACAGTGAGCTGCGGAGAGCACTGCATCTGGGCGAAGTAGGAACCCTCCACATGTAGATATTTGTGACTCACTTCCAATTGATAAATAAGCCATGTAGGGCCTGGAGTGGGGCTTAGCTTCCCATCCGCCAATGATCCTTCCTGGAAGAGAGATGACAAGTGTTAATATCACATATGCGGCTATTTCCCATGAAATTTGGAGCTGCATGAGGAGAGAGGGTCATCCTTTGACGTCATATGCCAATGATGCCAATAACTCTTCTTCCTTGGGCTGTCCAAAGCATTGCTTCTGCAcaatggagagaaaaacaggcaagGCTTCCTGGGGATGACTGACCACACCTGACTCTGGATGTCTGAAATGCTATCAAAGGGCACTACACTAGTACCTGTAAAAGCGTCACTGGTTTCAGACACAGTCTGAGCTGAGAGATATGAGTAGAGTAGAAAGTAGACATATGAGAAAAGGCAAGGCAGGTACCAGAGTTCCTACTCAGTGCCCATTTCTGCCCTTGCATGTCCTTGCCTAAATCCCATCTCTCCCTGctcaccagccccagcccatgGGACAAGGAGAAAAGCCCTTGcgagcagaaggagaagcagcatcaTCTGTTACTGTCCTGAGGAGCCAAAACACTTGCTATGGCCAGGCAGGAGAGAGCGACAGAATGGCAATCTATATATACGAAGTTTGGAGCTGAAACAGGAAACCTCAGCCTGCTTTCAGCTTGtgtcatttgctgcttttgttcttaTACACTGGAGACTGTGGTTTGGTGAGGGGTTCATGTCACAATCTCTTGGTTTTGACACCATGTCCTCCAAAAGCTGGAGAGATCTGGGCTTGTTCAGAGTACCCAGAGTGCCCAGTACCCAGGCAGCAGTGAGAGGAGTGCATATCTCATTGGAGACCCTGAACAAGAGCCTCCCTGGATCCTAGAcatgggttggttttggttttttttcctattcttttttttccctatcccCTGATAGGAACAGTGAGAGCTGAACAGGGCCAGGCAAAGGTGCTGGTTCTTATTACAGGGACTGACTGCCACCAGAGGTGCCCTCTGGATATCAGAAATCACCTGTCAGAGTAGCTAAGGCACAGGACCTACCAGAGACTCACAACCTTGAGCGCTAATGTTCCTATCACTAGTGAAAGATACACTGGTTTTCCATCAGATTTTACTGATGACACTGCGCGATAGATTTATGCAGGTGAGCAGGGTCAGGTCTGAGATCCAAATTGCTCTGTGCTTTATTCatcaggtcttgaaaacctccatgTGTCTGGGAGCAACAAGAAGTGGCAGCTTCCTGTGTGAAAGGGAGTGAGTAGCCAAAAGAGATAACAAGGAAGGCAGAAGCAGCGGCTTTGCCAAAAAGGCCCCAGTCCCACAGTATTCAAGTGAGGAGAGCAAGGAAAGTTCAGGGTAATATTCAGGGTAAGGTGGGGTTCTAGATGATCAGACAAGTCCCTAGTAACGAGGGAAGTCTGAGGTCAATCTGGGAAGTCAGTGCATGGGCCCAGGTCCAGATCAGCAGGTTGCACGACCAGACGCAGGCATGGCTGAGACACAGCTGAAGCTGGAGCTCAGGTGAGGAGCAGAGTCAGAGTCTCCTCTTCAAAGCAGCTCGCATGAGAAGGGGAGCAGCCCAGGCTGAGGCCTCTCTGAAGTCCTCCCTGGGAGCATTGGCTCCTGTGTTACTAGAGGGAAGGGACACAGCCCTCAGTTGCACTGGTTCTAATTTGGCCATGAACCCAGACAGTCAAACCTCAAGCTGGGGAATGTACTTAAGGTGCTGACGCTGAGGATGGAGACTGGACAGCTGGACAACTgattccaatgcttcactgttCTCACggtgaaaaagttttttcttacaCATAGCCTGAACCTCTTTTACTTAGTTATTTACGTATTAATGTCTACCCATTATCTTTATCTCACGTGCTCCCACCATTTGCTGCTGTGAAGAGCCTGGTTCCATCTTCCTGATGGCTGCTTGCAGGTGTTGGAAAGCTGCTGCTAGGTCCCCCCAAGCCCTCCCCTTCTGTCTGAACAAGTTGAGTTCCCTCAACCTCTCCTCAGTGTAGACCCCTATGGTACTCCTCTTGTTACAGGCCTCCAGGTAGGGTATGACCTAttaacaccaccaccactctCTGAGCCTGATCATCCAACCTGGTTTTACCCATCCAGTTGTCCACTCACTCAGATCATAACATCCTAACTTAGAAGAATGTGCTGGGAGACAATGTCAAAAACCTTCCTAAAGTCAAGGCAAATGGCAAACACTGCTCACCCCCATCCATAATTCCAGTCACTTTATTACAGAATTCAGTCACGTTGGTCAGGTCTGGTTTACCCTTGGTCAATGCATGTTGATTGTTCCgattcccttcctctccttcatATGCACTGACATGCATTATGAGAGGACGTGCTCCAGGATTTTTCCGGACTTCTTAGAAAATGTCTGCTTCTCTGTTTGCTAGATTTCACCTTTCACATTTCCATTCTTCTACAGCCTGCCAGCATGACATTTAATCTGCATTAATCTGCTTCCTGGAAGCTTTTTAACCGTCCAGTTTCCATCCCACCAAGAGATAAAGCAGAAAGCTGCAAACCACTTTGCTTCCTGTGATGTGTGAGATGGTGCTATCAGAGGAGCACAGACCCAAACTGGGGAGACATTtcagacaacaccaagctgtaGAACTAAATGATAATAAACACTTGAGCAAACTCCAACCCCTCTTCAGTATTCTGGTGTTTCCAGGAAAGAGCTGACGTTCTCAGCAATTCCTCTCTTGGCTGGTAATTCAAACAACTGTAAGGTAAGACACTGTGTCTTCTCTGTGCCCATGAGGAGCTTTTCTGAATAGAAGACAAAGTAATTGCCTTATGTCCCCTCTGGCACGGCTTTGCATCCTAGAGTTCCCGGGAGACACCTGAAATCACAACCCCAAGTTCCCCTTCTGGAATACCAGCGAGAAAGTAACAACACAAAGGTGTTGGAGCCTAACAGCGACAAACAGAGCTGTGAGATAAGGGAGCATAAGCAAAACCCCAGGGTGGTCCATGAGGAAAACACGGCCTTTAATATCACTGACAACAAAGTCAAACCTCCCAAGCCAGAAGATACTTTGCAAGGCTTGTGACATCTTGAATGGCCCTGTGCAACCACACTACTGAGCACGTGGGCTGGGGCATGTCCGGGCCCTGCATGGTGGTGCCATTATAGAATTAGTGTTCTGTGCAcccatgtatttttctgttcaaaatatCGGAAGGGTCAGAGTGGACACTCTGTGTTGCAGCTTACCAGGgcaatgtttttaaaggtgAGCACTGAGAATGTGTACTGCCTCTCTTGGGATGTGTCAGGAGACATATGGGAGGTGACTGAGGCCTCAAGGCTCACTCAGACAATCAGAGAGGACTGTGAAAAGCAGAGGGACACAAACCTGAGCTGTCCCATTCACACCAGCTACCAGACAGttcagtaattaaaaagaaataataataaaaataaaattgttaggaaaagagagaggaaaataaaacccaataaAACCCAATAAAGACAAGTGCTGcagatgaaaacaattgctcaccaccagcCAAGCAATGCTCAGGCAgtccctgagcagcagcctcCCTGACAACATCCCatcccccccagttttattgctaaGCATGGTGAGCATGGTGAGCATGGTATCATGTGatgtggaatatccctttggtcagttggggtcagctgtcccagctctgtcccctcccaaattcttgtgcacccccagcctactcgctggtggggtggtgtgagaaacagaaaaggccttgactctgtgtaagcactgctcagcagtagcaaAAACATCCCagtgtatcaacactgttttggtcacaaatccaaaacatagctgcatacaagctactatgaagaaatgtaactgtgccagccaaaaccagtacaatgGTGAAATCTCAACTTGGAGGTACCTGGTTGATTTGCTGTAAAGCACAGACTGAGCGTGAACCCATGCTTTGTGGGTGCTCAGAGGACTGACGATAcatggaggagagagaagggttTTTCCACTATGCCTTTGTGCTTGGCTTTGGGCTTTGTCCGAGAAGCAGGAGACACTGTCTTTCAAGTGCAGCACAACTGATGGCTAAGCTGAGAAGCCAGCTCTGACCTCTAGATTCTCTCACATGACTTTGTCTTTGATTTTGGCCCCTTGCAGGCTGAGGAACTTAACTGCCTGCAGGCTGAAGGCACTTATTATGGGATGCCAGAAGCCGCATTTTGGGTTTGTACAAAAGATACTATGGGATGTTTAAAGCAAGGGTcaaaggtggggaaagggaaggatcgAGGTGGCCTGAGGAAAAACACGTGTGGGAAAGTGGGGATGGGGGATGAAAGGGGCTCGTCACGTATGAATAGGCTGCTCATTGGTGTGCTTGTCTGGCCGTGCACTTTGCCTGATCTCACCTTGTTTTCTCGTGAAGCTCCATCTCCCTCGTGATTTTGAGAACAACTTATTTTAGCACGGAGCCCATGAGAAGAGTAGGAACCATGCTTCTGTCGCAGCGCTGTGGGAACTGGCAGACCACATATACCGGCTGCGTGAGACTTGCTTccgcccctccctcccccagcactAGACTGCAAGGCTTGTTCAGACAGCCACCATCCTTACCTCACACATACTTACTTTTCCTGGAAGAATGTCCGCCacttcatttcagcatttacaaTGATGTCCACAGCTTTTCACACTCCATTGGTGTTTGTATCCAAAGTGAGAGATCAAGCTCTATGTTGGTTTTAAAGTTTGT contains:
- the LOC132319552 gene encoding granzyme B-like, whose protein sequence is MLLLLLLARAFLLVPWAGAGRIIGGWEAKPHSRPYMAYLSIGSESQISTCGGFLLRPDAVLSAAHCVAGKTKVNITVTLGAHNIKKNEPSQQKFHIGHWVVHPNYSGNTFENDIVLLKLKPRAKLTKEVSYIPLPSHNKPVKLGTTCQVAGWGRTSITQHKSSVLMEVDLKVQSEKVCEKYFKKRFLQQSVICAGDENGKKSTFRGDSGGPLVCNGKAHGIVSYGRKYCIFPKVFTRVSYFESWIREELRKFELQDCPDSPSSD